From a region of the Parus major isolate Abel chromosome 25LG1, Parus_major1.1, whole genome shotgun sequence genome:
- the PBXIP1 gene encoding pre-B-cell leukemia transcription factor-interacting protein 1 isoform X2 yields MAEKLDPRDSESSWVMAGTEGLPVETVGPEQDSTSHRSDNEDLQEEDEGTQDTVTAMATNGVTTFSSQTLCLEGSKQGSPEECEDFSTWAMPALDGSAEPRTLEGDEQEEINAEAEPQPFPDTPQAEPAVEDVCHTSSDNSMEGLRWRQGHKPHPGHPTVMPAPHQGTADTSDDGLSMSKYLLGVLALLAVGLLIITGGIYDMADGPVESVESWDLAAGEQESLLSIDSNDSQQKSPLPDAGGPQSMQSMSQLLDKLAKENQEIRLMQAELQAHKEDLRALLHKSERELAAAEAQQQSLAAENARLRAALEREVIALREARAELRHLQATGAPGSTREPTAEQPRATGAPVHSKAAARQHGSLNSLRQELADTLDHIKGSEDFKGLVEELSTLDQHLAQVLEAEGLGSFSTPWKKPFKVKKESRWHKQHAIKGSPHKQERREHGKPHKKDPQTSCEHKPGKACGKVSHRHPQHSSHEVPQLRQYRAPQGCSGVTDCAQKEGQEVLGAALEPVQKVQFLQLLETFMGQLGLGGQYRRLASRLDGAFRADGVFAHDRLRFVDFVDDVEEMLEEVAWQELGDKEAVDDFEEYMLQHYSGTSRKMWSQRAPRQHGKQG; encoded by the exons ATGGCGGAGAAATTGGATCCCCGAGattcagagagcagctgggtgaTGGCGGGCACTGAG GGTCTTCCCGTTGAGACAGTGGGTCCAGAGCAGGACTCGACCTCCCACAGGTCTGACAATGAGGatctgcaggaggaggatgaaggcaCCCAGGACACAGTCACAG ccaTGGCCACCAACGGTGTGACTACCTTCTCCAGCCAGACCTTGTGCCTTGAGGGTAGCAAGCAGGGG agcccagaggagTGTGAGGACTTCAGCACATGGGCAATGCCTGCCTTggatggctctgcagagcccaggacaTTGGAGGGCGATGAGCAGGAGGAGATAAATGCTGAGGCTGAGCCACAACCTTTCCCTGACACCCCCCAAGCAG AGCCAGCAGTGGAGGACGTGTGCCACACCAGCAGTGACAATAGCATGGAGGGGCTGCGGTGGCGGCAGGGCCACAAGCCCCATCCTGGGCACCCCACTGTCATGCCTGCCCCACACCAGGGGACAGCAGACACCAGTGATGACGGGCTCAGTATGAGCAAGTACCTGCTTGGTGTCTTGGCGTTGcttgctgtggggctgctcaTTATCACTG gtGGTATCTATGACATGGCAGATG GCCCTGTGGAGAGTGTGGAGAGCTGGGACttggctgctggggagcaggagtCGCTGTTGTCCATAGACAGCAAT GACTCACAGCAGAAGTCCCCTCTGCCAGATGCTGGGGGCCCGCAGAGCATGCAGTCTATGAGCCAACTCCTGGACAAGCTGGCCAAAGAGAACCAGGAGATCCGGCTCATGCAGGCGGAATTACAG gcCCACAAAGAAGATCTGCGGGCACTGCTGCACAAGAGTGAGCGTGAGTTGGCAGCAGCcgaagcacagcagcagagtcTGGCTGCAGAAAATGCGCGGCTTCGTGCAGCGCTGGAGCGGGAAGTCATCGCACTGCGGGAGGCCCGGGCTGAGCTGCGGCACTTGCAGGCCACAGGGGCaccaggcagcaccagggagccaacagcagagcagccacgTGCCACAGGTGCGCCAGTGCACAGCAAGGCCGCAGCACGGCAGCACGGCAGTCTGAATTCATTGCGGCAGGAGCTAGCAGACACCCTGGACCATATAAAGGGCTCTGAGGATTTCAAGGGGCTTGTGGAGGAACTAAGCACCCTGGATCAGCACCTGGCCCaggtgctggaggcagaggggTTGGGGTCCTTCTCCACACCCTGGAAGAAGCCATTCAAGGTGAAGAAGGAGAGCAGGTGGCACAAACAGCATGCCATTAAGGGGTCCCCCCAcaagcaggagaggagagagcaTGGCAAACCCCACAAGAAGGATCCCCAAACCTCCTGTGAACACAAGCCAGGCAAAGCCTGTGGGAAGGTGTCTCACAGACACCCCCAGCATAGTTCCCATGAGGTGCCCCAGCTCAGGCAGTACCGGGCACCACAGGGCTGTTCTGGGGTGACTGACTGTGCCCAGAAGGAGGGCCAGGAAGTTCTTGGGGCTGCACTGGAGCCAGTGCAAAAGGTGCAGTTCCTGCAACTGCTGGAGACTTTCATGGGGCAGTTGGGCTTGGGGGGACAATATAGGAGACTGGCATCGCGGCTTGATGGGGCCTTTAGGGCTGACGGTGTCTTTGCCCATGACCGCCTGCGGTTTGTCGATTTTGTGGATGATGTGGAGGAGATGCTTGAGGAGGTAGCGTGGCAGGAGTTGGGCGACAAGGAGGCGGTTGATGACTTCGAGGAGTACATGCTGCAGCACTACAGTGG CACCTCCAGGAAGATGTGGAGCCAGAGAGCCCCAAGGCAGCATGGCAAGCAAGGGTAG
- the PMVK gene encoding phosphomevalonate kinase: protein MAAPRAVLLLSGKRKSGKDFVAEELRSRLGPDVCTILRLSGPLKEQYAKRLLDASAYKEMFRQDMIRWGEEKRRSDPGFFCRAAVEGALQPVWVVSDTRRLSDVEWFRDAYGDVVQTVRVVATEETRKRRNWVFVNGVDDTDSECGLDQGVAFDWVITNDGDKVALGEQLEMLVQSLHRNL, encoded by the exons ATGGCGGCGCCGCGCgccgtgctgctgctgagcGGGAAGAGAAAATCGGGGAAGGATTTCGTGGCCGAGGAGCTGCGGAGCCG GCTGGGTCCCGACGTCTGCACCATTCTGCGCCTCTCTGGGCCCCTCAAGGAGCAGTACGCCAAG CGACTCCTGGACGCCAGCGCCTACAAGGAGATGTTTCGTCAGGACATGATCCGCTGGGGCGAGGAGAAGCGCCGCAGTGACCCTGGCTTCTTCTGCCGGGCAGCAGTGGAGGGGGCGCTGCAGCCAGTGTGG GTGGTGAGTGACACACGGCGCCTCTCAGATGTGGAGTGGTTCCGGGACGCCTATGGGGATGTGGTGCAGACTGTGCGGGTGGTGGCTACTGAGGAGACAAGGAAGAGGAGGAACTGGGTCTTTGTCAATG GGGTGGATGACACTGATTCTGAATGTGGCCTGGACCAGGGAGTGGCCTTTGATTGGGTGATCACCAATGACGGAGATAAGGTGGCCCTGGgtgagcagctggagatgctggtgcAGTCACTCCACAGGAACCTATAG
- the KCNN3 gene encoding small conductance calcium-activated potassium channel protein 3, producing the protein METSGHLHDSGVGDLEEDGRCPCPLPGDERSPPPPSALPPLQHSLLHSSPGSLRAPPPPPTAPAALHPSSRHGSQLNLGDHPAGSGVVSSKHRQPSPLVHRRDSNPFTEIAMSSCKYSGGVMKPLSRLSASRRNLIEAEPEAQPLQLFGAGEPPEIVVSREDNHAPATHRPTRPPARPAPTTFAKGPKRKAQNIGYRLGHRRALFEKRKRLSDYALIFGMFGIVVMVIETELSWGLYSKDSMFSLALKCLISLSTVILLGLIIAYHTREVQLFVIDNGADDWRIAMTYERILYISLEMLVCAIHPIPGEYKFFWTARLAFSYTPSRAEADVDIILSIPMFLRLYLIARVMLLHSKLFTDASSRSIGALNKINFNTRFVMKTLMTICPGTVLLVFSISLWIIAAWTVRVCERYHDQQDVTSNFLGAMWLISITFLSIGYGDMVPHTYCGKGVCLLTGIMGAGCTALVVAVVARKLELTKAEKHVHNFMMDTQLTKRIKNAAANVLRETWLIYKHTKLLKKIDHAKVRKHQRKFLQAIHQLRSVKMEQRKLSDQANTLVDLSKMQNVMYDLITELNDRSEDLEKQISGLESKLEQLSASFNSLPLLMADMLRQQQQRLLTAVLEARGVGVPVSTPQTPLSESPIGVSSTSFPTPYTSSSSC; encoded by the exons ATGGAGACATCGGGGCATCTCCACGATTCGGGCGTGGGGGACTTGGAGGAGGATGGTCGGTGTCCCTGCCCGTTACCGGGGGATGAACGGTCACCGCCGCCGCCCTCCGCGCTGCCGCCGCTTCAGCACAGCCTGTTGCACTCCTCGCCCGGGTCGCTACGggcccctcctcctcctcccaccgCCCCCGCCGCCCTCCACCCTTCCTCCCGCCACGGCAGCCAGCTCAACCTCGGCGACCACCCAGCGGGCTCTGGGGTGGTTAGCAGCAAACACCGGCAGCCCAGCCCCTTGGTTCATCGGCGGGACAGCAACCCCTTCACCGAGATTGCCATGAGCTCCTGCAAGTACAGCGGGGGGGTGATGAAACCCCTCAGCCGACTCAGCGCATCCCGACGGAACCTCATCGAGGCCGAGCCGGAGGCACAACCCCTGCAGCTCTTTGGTGCCGGTGAACCCCCTGAAATTGTTGTCTCACGCGAGGACAACCATGCGCCCGCCACCCACCGTCCCACCCGCCCGCCTGCCCGGCCGGCCCCCACCACCTTTGCCAAGGGGCCCAAGCGCAAGGCGCAGAACATCGGCTACCGGCTCGGGCACCGCCGGGCACTATTCGAGAAGAGGAAGCGCCTCAGCGACTACGCGCTCATCTTCGGCATGTTTGGCATTGTCGTCATGGTCATTGAGACCGAGCTCTCCTGGGGGCTCTACTCCAAG GACTCCATGTTTTCCCTGGCCCTGAAATGCCTTATAAGCCTCTCCACTGTCATCCTGCTGGGCCTCATCATCGCCTATCACACACGGGAGGTGCAG CTCTTTGTGATCGACAATGGAGCTGACGACTGGCGGATAGCGATGACGTATGAGCGCATCCTCTACATCAGTCTGGAGATGCTGGTTTGTGCCATACACCCCATTCCTGGGGAGTACAAATTTTTCTGGACAGCTCGCCTGGCTTTCTCCTACACACCTTCTCGGGCAGAAGCTGATGTGGACATCATCCTATCTATCCCCATGTTCCTGCGCCTCTACCTGATTGCTCGGGTgatgctgctgcacagcaagCTCTTCACTGATGCCTCCTCACGCAGCATTGGGGCACTCAACAAGATTAACTTCAACACCCGCTTCGTCATGAAGACACTCATGACCATCTGCCCTGGGACAGTGCTGCTGGTCTTCAGCATTTCCCTCTGGATCATTGCTGCATGGACAGTCCGTGTGTGCGAGAG GTACCATGACCAGCAGGATGTAACCAGCAACTTCCTGGGTGCCATGTGGCTCATCTCCATCACCTTTCTCTCCATCGGCTATGGTGACATGGTCCCACACACCTACTGTGGGAAGGGAGTCTGCCTGCTCACTGGCATCATG GGTGCTGGATGTACAGCACTGGTGGTGGCTGTGGTGGCCAGGAAGTTGGAGCTCACCAAAGCTGAGAAGCATGTCCACAACTTCATGATGGACACACAACTGACAAAGCGG ATCAAGAATGCAGCAGCCAATGTCCTGCGGGAAACATGGCTTATCTACAAGCACACCAAGCTGCTGAAGAAGATCGACCATGCTAAAGTCCGAAAGCACCAGAGGAAGTTCCTACAAGCCATCCACCA gtTACGGAGCGTGAAGATGGAGCAGAGGAAGCTGAGTGATCAAGCCAACACCCTTGTTGACCTCTCAAAG aTGCAGAATGTGATGTACGACCTCATCACAGAGCTAAATGACCGCAGTGAGGACCTGGAAAAGCAGATCAGTGGCCTGGAATCtaagctggagcagctcagtgccagcTTCAACTCCCTGCCCCTGCTGATGGCTGACATGCTgcgccagcagcagcagcgcctgCTCACCGCTGTCCTGGAGGCCCGGGGGGTTGGTGTGCCAGTGAGCACCCCCCAAACACCTCTCTCTGAGAGCCCCATTGGGGTCAGCTCCACCTCCTTCCCCACCCCTTACACGAGCTCAAGCAGCTGCTAA
- the PBXIP1 gene encoding pre-B-cell leukemia transcription factor-interacting protein 1 isoform X1 encodes MAEKLDPRDSESSWVMAGTEGLPVETVGPEQDSTSHRSDNEDLQEEDEGTQDTVTAMATNGVTTFSSQTLCLEGSKQGCLCLQSPEECEDFSTWAMPALDGSAEPRTLEGDEQEEINAEAEPQPFPDTPQAEPAVEDVCHTSSDNSMEGLRWRQGHKPHPGHPTVMPAPHQGTADTSDDGLSMSKYLLGVLALLAVGLLIITGGIYDMADGPVESVESWDLAAGEQESLLSIDSNDSQQKSPLPDAGGPQSMQSMSQLLDKLAKENQEIRLMQAELQAHKEDLRALLHKSERELAAAEAQQQSLAAENARLRAALEREVIALREARAELRHLQATGAPGSTREPTAEQPRATGAPVHSKAAARQHGSLNSLRQELADTLDHIKGSEDFKGLVEELSTLDQHLAQVLEAEGLGSFSTPWKKPFKVKKESRWHKQHAIKGSPHKQERREHGKPHKKDPQTSCEHKPGKACGKVSHRHPQHSSHEVPQLRQYRAPQGCSGVTDCAQKEGQEVLGAALEPVQKVQFLQLLETFMGQLGLGGQYRRLASRLDGAFRADGVFAHDRLRFVDFVDDVEEMLEEVAWQELGDKEAVDDFEEYMLQHYSGTSRKMWSQRAPRQHGKQG; translated from the exons ATGGCGGAGAAATTGGATCCCCGAGattcagagagcagctgggtgaTGGCGGGCACTGAG GGTCTTCCCGTTGAGACAGTGGGTCCAGAGCAGGACTCGACCTCCCACAGGTCTGACAATGAGGatctgcaggaggaggatgaaggcaCCCAGGACACAGTCACAG ccaTGGCCACCAACGGTGTGACTACCTTCTCCAGCCAGACCTTGTGCCTTGAGGGTAGCAAGCAGGGG TGCCTGtgtctgcagagcccagaggagTGTGAGGACTTCAGCACATGGGCAATGCCTGCCTTggatggctctgcagagcccaggacaTTGGAGGGCGATGAGCAGGAGGAGATAAATGCTGAGGCTGAGCCACAACCTTTCCCTGACACCCCCCAAGCAG AGCCAGCAGTGGAGGACGTGTGCCACACCAGCAGTGACAATAGCATGGAGGGGCTGCGGTGGCGGCAGGGCCACAAGCCCCATCCTGGGCACCCCACTGTCATGCCTGCCCCACACCAGGGGACAGCAGACACCAGTGATGACGGGCTCAGTATGAGCAAGTACCTGCTTGGTGTCTTGGCGTTGcttgctgtggggctgctcaTTATCACTG gtGGTATCTATGACATGGCAGATG GCCCTGTGGAGAGTGTGGAGAGCTGGGACttggctgctggggagcaggagtCGCTGTTGTCCATAGACAGCAAT GACTCACAGCAGAAGTCCCCTCTGCCAGATGCTGGGGGCCCGCAGAGCATGCAGTCTATGAGCCAACTCCTGGACAAGCTGGCCAAAGAGAACCAGGAGATCCGGCTCATGCAGGCGGAATTACAG gcCCACAAAGAAGATCTGCGGGCACTGCTGCACAAGAGTGAGCGTGAGTTGGCAGCAGCcgaagcacagcagcagagtcTGGCTGCAGAAAATGCGCGGCTTCGTGCAGCGCTGGAGCGGGAAGTCATCGCACTGCGGGAGGCCCGGGCTGAGCTGCGGCACTTGCAGGCCACAGGGGCaccaggcagcaccagggagccaacagcagagcagccacgTGCCACAGGTGCGCCAGTGCACAGCAAGGCCGCAGCACGGCAGCACGGCAGTCTGAATTCATTGCGGCAGGAGCTAGCAGACACCCTGGACCATATAAAGGGCTCTGAGGATTTCAAGGGGCTTGTGGAGGAACTAAGCACCCTGGATCAGCACCTGGCCCaggtgctggaggcagaggggTTGGGGTCCTTCTCCACACCCTGGAAGAAGCCATTCAAGGTGAAGAAGGAGAGCAGGTGGCACAAACAGCATGCCATTAAGGGGTCCCCCCAcaagcaggagaggagagagcaTGGCAAACCCCACAAGAAGGATCCCCAAACCTCCTGTGAACACAAGCCAGGCAAAGCCTGTGGGAAGGTGTCTCACAGACACCCCCAGCATAGTTCCCATGAGGTGCCCCAGCTCAGGCAGTACCGGGCACCACAGGGCTGTTCTGGGGTGACTGACTGTGCCCAGAAGGAGGGCCAGGAAGTTCTTGGGGCTGCACTGGAGCCAGTGCAAAAGGTGCAGTTCCTGCAACTGCTGGAGACTTTCATGGGGCAGTTGGGCTTGGGGGGACAATATAGGAGACTGGCATCGCGGCTTGATGGGGCCTTTAGGGCTGACGGTGTCTTTGCCCATGACCGCCTGCGGTTTGTCGATTTTGTGGATGATGTGGAGGAGATGCTTGAGGAGGTAGCGTGGCAGGAGTTGGGCGACAAGGAGGCGGTTGATGACTTCGAGGAGTACATGCTGCAGCACTACAGTGG CACCTCCAGGAAGATGTGGAGCCAGAGAGCCCCAAGGCAGCATGGCAAGCAAGGGTAG
- the PBXIP1 gene encoding pre-B-cell leukemia transcription factor-interacting protein 1 isoform X4, with protein MATNGVTTFSSQTLCLEGSKQGCLCLQSPEECEDFSTWAMPALDGSAEPRTLEGDEQEEINAEAEPQPFPDTPQAEPAVEDVCHTSSDNSMEGLRWRQGHKPHPGHPTVMPAPHQGTADTSDDGLSMSKYLLGVLALLAVGLLIITGGIYDMADGPVESVESWDLAAGEQESLLSIDSNDSQQKSPLPDAGGPQSMQSMSQLLDKLAKENQEIRLMQAELQAHKEDLRALLHKSERELAAAEAQQQSLAAENARLRAALEREVIALREARAELRHLQATGAPGSTREPTAEQPRATGAPVHSKAAARQHGSLNSLRQELADTLDHIKGSEDFKGLVEELSTLDQHLAQVLEAEGLGSFSTPWKKPFKVKKESRWHKQHAIKGSPHKQERREHGKPHKKDPQTSCEHKPGKACGKVSHRHPQHSSHEVPQLRQYRAPQGCSGVTDCAQKEGQEVLGAALEPVQKVQFLQLLETFMGQLGLGGQYRRLASRLDGAFRADGVFAHDRLRFVDFVDDVEEMLEEVAWQELGDKEAVDDFEEYMLQHYSGTSRKMWSQRAPRQHGKQG; from the exons aTGGCCACCAACGGTGTGACTACCTTCTCCAGCCAGACCTTGTGCCTTGAGGGTAGCAAGCAGGGG TGCCTGtgtctgcagagcccagaggagTGTGAGGACTTCAGCACATGGGCAATGCCTGCCTTggatggctctgcagagcccaggacaTTGGAGGGCGATGAGCAGGAGGAGATAAATGCTGAGGCTGAGCCACAACCTTTCCCTGACACCCCCCAAGCAG AGCCAGCAGTGGAGGACGTGTGCCACACCAGCAGTGACAATAGCATGGAGGGGCTGCGGTGGCGGCAGGGCCACAAGCCCCATCCTGGGCACCCCACTGTCATGCCTGCCCCACACCAGGGGACAGCAGACACCAGTGATGACGGGCTCAGTATGAGCAAGTACCTGCTTGGTGTCTTGGCGTTGcttgctgtggggctgctcaTTATCACTG gtGGTATCTATGACATGGCAGATG GCCCTGTGGAGAGTGTGGAGAGCTGGGACttggctgctggggagcaggagtCGCTGTTGTCCATAGACAGCAAT GACTCACAGCAGAAGTCCCCTCTGCCAGATGCTGGGGGCCCGCAGAGCATGCAGTCTATGAGCCAACTCCTGGACAAGCTGGCCAAAGAGAACCAGGAGATCCGGCTCATGCAGGCGGAATTACAG gcCCACAAAGAAGATCTGCGGGCACTGCTGCACAAGAGTGAGCGTGAGTTGGCAGCAGCcgaagcacagcagcagagtcTGGCTGCAGAAAATGCGCGGCTTCGTGCAGCGCTGGAGCGGGAAGTCATCGCACTGCGGGAGGCCCGGGCTGAGCTGCGGCACTTGCAGGCCACAGGGGCaccaggcagcaccagggagccaacagcagagcagccacgTGCCACAGGTGCGCCAGTGCACAGCAAGGCCGCAGCACGGCAGCACGGCAGTCTGAATTCATTGCGGCAGGAGCTAGCAGACACCCTGGACCATATAAAGGGCTCTGAGGATTTCAAGGGGCTTGTGGAGGAACTAAGCACCCTGGATCAGCACCTGGCCCaggtgctggaggcagaggggTTGGGGTCCTTCTCCACACCCTGGAAGAAGCCATTCAAGGTGAAGAAGGAGAGCAGGTGGCACAAACAGCATGCCATTAAGGGGTCCCCCCAcaagcaggagaggagagagcaTGGCAAACCCCACAAGAAGGATCCCCAAACCTCCTGTGAACACAAGCCAGGCAAAGCCTGTGGGAAGGTGTCTCACAGACACCCCCAGCATAGTTCCCATGAGGTGCCCCAGCTCAGGCAGTACCGGGCACCACAGGGCTGTTCTGGGGTGACTGACTGTGCCCAGAAGGAGGGCCAGGAAGTTCTTGGGGCTGCACTGGAGCCAGTGCAAAAGGTGCAGTTCCTGCAACTGCTGGAGACTTTCATGGGGCAGTTGGGCTTGGGGGGACAATATAGGAGACTGGCATCGCGGCTTGATGGGGCCTTTAGGGCTGACGGTGTCTTTGCCCATGACCGCCTGCGGTTTGTCGATTTTGTGGATGATGTGGAGGAGATGCTTGAGGAGGTAGCGTGGCAGGAGTTGGGCGACAAGGAGGCGGTTGATGACTTCGAGGAGTACATGCTGCAGCACTACAGTGG CACCTCCAGGAAGATGTGGAGCCAGAGAGCCCCAAGGCAGCATGGCAAGCAAGGGTAG
- the PBXIP1 gene encoding pre-B-cell leukemia transcription factor-interacting protein 1 isoform X3 produces the protein MLCLSPAMATNGVTTFSSQTLCLEGSKQGCLCLQSPEECEDFSTWAMPALDGSAEPRTLEGDEQEEINAEAEPQPFPDTPQAEPAVEDVCHTSSDNSMEGLRWRQGHKPHPGHPTVMPAPHQGTADTSDDGLSMSKYLLGVLALLAVGLLIITGGIYDMADGPVESVESWDLAAGEQESLLSIDSNDSQQKSPLPDAGGPQSMQSMSQLLDKLAKENQEIRLMQAELQAHKEDLRALLHKSERELAAAEAQQQSLAAENARLRAALEREVIALREARAELRHLQATGAPGSTREPTAEQPRATGAPVHSKAAARQHGSLNSLRQELADTLDHIKGSEDFKGLVEELSTLDQHLAQVLEAEGLGSFSTPWKKPFKVKKESRWHKQHAIKGSPHKQERREHGKPHKKDPQTSCEHKPGKACGKVSHRHPQHSSHEVPQLRQYRAPQGCSGVTDCAQKEGQEVLGAALEPVQKVQFLQLLETFMGQLGLGGQYRRLASRLDGAFRADGVFAHDRLRFVDFVDDVEEMLEEVAWQELGDKEAVDDFEEYMLQHYSGTSRKMWSQRAPRQHGKQG, from the exons atgctctgcctctccccagccaTGGCCACCAACGGTGTGACTACCTTCTCCAGCCAGACCTTGTGCCTTGAGGGTAGCAAGCAGGGG TGCCTGtgtctgcagagcccagaggagTGTGAGGACTTCAGCACATGGGCAATGCCTGCCTTggatggctctgcagagcccaggacaTTGGAGGGCGATGAGCAGGAGGAGATAAATGCTGAGGCTGAGCCACAACCTTTCCCTGACACCCCCCAAGCAG AGCCAGCAGTGGAGGACGTGTGCCACACCAGCAGTGACAATAGCATGGAGGGGCTGCGGTGGCGGCAGGGCCACAAGCCCCATCCTGGGCACCCCACTGTCATGCCTGCCCCACACCAGGGGACAGCAGACACCAGTGATGACGGGCTCAGTATGAGCAAGTACCTGCTTGGTGTCTTGGCGTTGcttgctgtggggctgctcaTTATCACTG gtGGTATCTATGACATGGCAGATG GCCCTGTGGAGAGTGTGGAGAGCTGGGACttggctgctggggagcaggagtCGCTGTTGTCCATAGACAGCAAT GACTCACAGCAGAAGTCCCCTCTGCCAGATGCTGGGGGCCCGCAGAGCATGCAGTCTATGAGCCAACTCCTGGACAAGCTGGCCAAAGAGAACCAGGAGATCCGGCTCATGCAGGCGGAATTACAG gcCCACAAAGAAGATCTGCGGGCACTGCTGCACAAGAGTGAGCGTGAGTTGGCAGCAGCcgaagcacagcagcagagtcTGGCTGCAGAAAATGCGCGGCTTCGTGCAGCGCTGGAGCGGGAAGTCATCGCACTGCGGGAGGCCCGGGCTGAGCTGCGGCACTTGCAGGCCACAGGGGCaccaggcagcaccagggagccaacagcagagcagccacgTGCCACAGGTGCGCCAGTGCACAGCAAGGCCGCAGCACGGCAGCACGGCAGTCTGAATTCATTGCGGCAGGAGCTAGCAGACACCCTGGACCATATAAAGGGCTCTGAGGATTTCAAGGGGCTTGTGGAGGAACTAAGCACCCTGGATCAGCACCTGGCCCaggtgctggaggcagaggggTTGGGGTCCTTCTCCACACCCTGGAAGAAGCCATTCAAGGTGAAGAAGGAGAGCAGGTGGCACAAACAGCATGCCATTAAGGGGTCCCCCCAcaagcaggagaggagagagcaTGGCAAACCCCACAAGAAGGATCCCCAAACCTCCTGTGAACACAAGCCAGGCAAAGCCTGTGGGAAGGTGTCTCACAGACACCCCCAGCATAGTTCCCATGAGGTGCCCCAGCTCAGGCAGTACCGGGCACCACAGGGCTGTTCTGGGGTGACTGACTGTGCCCAGAAGGAGGGCCAGGAAGTTCTTGGGGCTGCACTGGAGCCAGTGCAAAAGGTGCAGTTCCTGCAACTGCTGGAGACTTTCATGGGGCAGTTGGGCTTGGGGGGACAATATAGGAGACTGGCATCGCGGCTTGATGGGGCCTTTAGGGCTGACGGTGTCTTTGCCCATGACCGCCTGCGGTTTGTCGATTTTGTGGATGATGTGGAGGAGATGCTTGAGGAGGTAGCGTGGCAGGAGTTGGGCGACAAGGAGGCGGTTGATGACTTCGAGGAGTACATGCTGCAGCACTACAGTGG CACCTCCAGGAAGATGTGGAGCCAGAGAGCCCCAAGGCAGCATGGCAAGCAAGGGTAG